A segment of the Coffea arabica cultivar ET-39 chromosome 8c, Coffea Arabica ET-39 HiFi, whole genome shotgun sequence genome:
TTCTGGGTTTTTTTCCTTCAATAATTTGTCGGTTTTAAATTGGGTGTGGTGATGATGCATGGAATGGAGAATGGGGGGGCAGGCGGTGGGTTTGTGGTGGTGCCGGTTTTGGGTTGGAGAAAAGCAGGGGAAGAAAAGGAGGAGGACCCAAATGGGGATTATGTGAAATTGAAAGATGACGATGTGGAGGAAGGTTATGGTAGGGTAGCAGACATCGGAGAAGCGGTGGGGTctgcatcatcatcatcatcttcttcttcctcctcttcttcttctcgtTGCAGCAGATGCTGGTATTCTATTTGGTGGTGGGCTAAATTGATTCTTTTGGTGGGATTTCTATCAGTCTTGGCAGCTGTTTTCTTCAAATGGATTGGACCATTCTTTATGGACAAGGTTAAATAAAATTCcagcttgtttttttttttttttttttaaaatgtttctttgaAGAAGAAAGATTAAAAGCATGCAACTTTATGGTTCGTGCAATTCAATAGATACAAGTGAATGTGTGTTTATGGGTATATATGTTGTCGTTGGTATGTCCTTGCACGCGGGCTTGATGCTGTTGAAGGGTTTTGATAATGACATTTATATTGATGTGCTGGTGTTTGATTGTCATATTTACTGGTTAAGTTCTTCTTTTGTGTTAATTTCTCAAAGTAGCAAGTTGTTAGAATTCAATCCTGATTGTTAAATTGAAACAGTGTTGAAAATTGTCTTCCTAGGCCAATTCCGACGTCTTTCATTGAACGATCTTTATATTAGCAGAGCAACAGCATAACATTGTCTACCCTTTTAGTATACAATTAATAGATTACAGATATATATTTATTGATAATCCCCAGATACTAGTAGCATGAATTAGTTGTTTGTAGCTTTATTAACTTGTGGTGAAATTGTGATAGATATAGGTTTACTGGCTTGTAGAGATAAGAACATCAGCCCTTTGACATCTGGTATTTAATTGCTGTTATACTTTTACTGGCTTTTAGATATAAGTACGTCAATCCTTTGACATAGGTATTTATTTGCTCTTAGCACTTGATACATGTCAAATGAAAGTTTAGGAAGATAATTCCTGATAATAACTGGTGGTTTAATATTGAGATTGTGAATGCATACTTGTTATCTTCATCAGATTTGTTAATCTGCATCTTGCTGTTCAAGCAATAATTGATGTTTGTGTTATAGCAATGGGCAGTGAGAAAGCTGGATGTTGAATTCCATCGTACACCATTGagcaatagtaatttctaaCTTATAAGTTGCCTTTTCCAGGAGATCATCCCTGCTATAAATTGGGAAACTAAAACATTTAGTAGACCAGTTTTGGCACTTTTGGTTTTTGGTTCTGTGGCGTTATTCCCAACCCTTCTTCTTCCATCTTCACCATCCATGTGGGTGGCAGGGATGACCTTTGGATATGGTTATGGGTTTTTGCTTATCATTGGTGCCGTGATCATTGGTGTTTCACTTCCATATTTCATAGGGTCTCTTTTCCACCATAAAATTCAggtctgtatccttttatgaAGTATATTCTCCATTGCTTCGCTCTTCCATCTCtcttatttcaattttatccacaTTAGTGATTTTATTGCTTTGCTGTGTAATGAAGGGATTGCTGGAACGATATCCTAAAAGAGCTTCATTAATAAGACTAGCTGGTGAAGGGAATTGTTTTAAACAGTTCCGAGCTGTTGCCTTGATCAGGATTTCTCCTTTTCCATACATTATTTATAACTACTGTGCTGTGGCAACTGATGTTAAATATGTCCCTTACCTGTTGGGATCACTTGTTGGCATGGTACCAGAAACATTTCTTACACTTTACACGTAAGAATATTCTTTCTCCCTTTGCTCCTTGTTGTTTTACTGTATAATGTTTATGGGCTGGGCCTAGTTTGCTCTTGTAAGTGTGATGCATTTCTTGTCCAACACCAATGTACCCATGTAACTGCTTAGTGTACTTCTGACCTCATTTTACTTCTTTCTATAGTTGGTTAATGCCAATACTTAGATGTGCAACTGTATATGTTTGACCGTATCTACTATCTTTTTGACAAGCTCTGGGGTTGGTTCCTGATGTCTTCCGCTCTAAATGACAATGATTCTGCTAACTATTGGACAATAACATATATTTGGTAGCAGTCAGTAGCATATTTATTCATTACCAAATCATCGGATGACATTGTTGCTAGGGACTTGATGAATCTGTTTATTCTGGGTGGCTTGTTTCATGGTTGGTTCTAGTGTAATTCTCACTGATTTAGCTCATATCTTGATTGTAACAGAGGATAATGTAATTAGATAACTTCTGAAACAAAAAGCTCGTAACTTTGTATTGCCCTTTTTTGGGTCAAGTTTGTCAGAACCAAAACAAGGGCAATTCCCCTTCTCCAACTTGTAGTCACATAAAAGACAAGGTTTGAACTGGATCTAGGGGGCTTGGCAGCTTGGGCAATCAGGTAGAAGTAATATCTTTAAGACTAAGTGATGCTATAGTCCTATAGAACTCTTGAAACTGAGACACCTAAAAAAATTTGAACTGATGCTGGGTTGTTTCTGCTGTGACTGGGCAGGCAGGTAGAAGCAACATCTTTAAGACTAAGTGATGCAATTGCTATAGAAGCCTTGAGACTGAgaccccttaaaaaaatttgaacttgcTGGGTTGTTTTTACTGTGAACGAAGTGCTTCTTTGATGGTCAATAGGGTGATTATGTCTTCATGTACAATCTATCTAAATCATGGTTTTGGCTACAGCAGCTATGCTCTTCATTGCTTTGGTATTTTAGTTGGATACCTTAACTGAAGAAGTTCATGAATTGATTGGCATCTGCTTTCATGTTATAATTGCTTTCTGTTCCTTCTGTCTCTTTGCTCTGGGCTTTAGCATCTTCTCGTTTGATGATTACTCATTGATCCCTTCCACATTTCTCATCCAGTGTAAAGcttcaagttttcaattttgttgGCCCATTCCTTTATTCACCACTTCTCGACCTCTCCAGATTTTTTTCTGAATGTGTTAGCATATGACAATCCCCCCGGAATCCACAAGTGCAGACATTTGTGCTTTCACATGGAAGAGTTTTGTTTGTACCGGTGCACTGTTCAACAAACCAGCCATCTAAAATTAAACAACACGGTTGGACCAATTTTTATGGTGGCTAGGGTTGGGAAAAGTTGATTAAGTTGCAGTtttcaaaattaaccaaaatgtTGTATTATGAGGATAAAAGGCATTTAAAGTGATTTGCTTGTATGATGCTGGAAGGAAAGGGTTATTGCAGTTACCAGTCAGTAGATGCTAAGTAATGCTGCTTGTAAAGGTAATGGAAAGTTTTTAAGTCTAAGTGGCAGAAAAAGGTGATTGTGAAAGAAGTAGCAGATAGGTTGCACGAACTTCTTAGAAAGGATAATAAAGTTTCAGTTTGTACAGTGTTCTAAAGTTAACTGTCTATGCAAAAGTAAAATCTCTTGGATGAAATAAAGCAAGCTTGGAGCTTGTGTTCATAAAAAGACTCCAGATTAATTTCAAGTTCTATGAAACTTTTGATTGTGTTTGCTTGGTATGCTGCTTCATCCCTTTACCTAGGTTTTTATTGAGGTAATTTTGTctgttattttttttgttatatgtTAATTTTGATTTACTTGAGTAATAGTATACTTTTTTGCAGAGGTATTTTGATAAAAACTTTAGCAGATGCTTCACATGATCGCCATGCCTTGTCAGCTCCGCAGATAATTTTGAACCTTGTCGGTTTTTGTGCTACTGTGGCTACTACAGTAGTGGTAACAATCTATGCAAAAAGGAGGCTCAAAGAGTTGCAGAAGGAAGAAGAGCTTTTACTTCAGTAAGCCTGTGTTGTTTTCTTTTGGGACCAAAGAGTGAGATTGATTTGCATCCAGTTCAGGTTTGATTGGCATGTCTAGATGCAAATTGTTGCTGGATGGATTGTTATTGACTGATTACTCCATCCTTAATTTCGTGGTCAACTTTGTGGGGCTGTGTCCTGCATGGATTATTGGTGGATGACGGGGAATTGAGACAACCAGCTAACATGACTGATATTTATACCGAATTGTATagttgtcccaaaataagggaaAATCATAAATGAAGTTGATGTATGTAacatcattgcctccaaccccCAAATGGAAAAAACTaatctccctctccctctcacGTTGCAACAGTCACTGTATATAATTAGAATGCCCCTTATGGTTGTAATAGAATTCAGGgtgttattttgttggatttggaagaTAACAATTTTATTCGATTGTTTAGAGATATTATCAGTTGGACACCCGAGTTGCCTATATAAATTTCGTGAAGAATTTATCGTATCCTGGGGCAATTTAGGTAATCATTGTATTGGGATTGCACTGAGTTTGCAGGTGCCAAGCTGCAAGGGCTGTCCGGAATTGTAATCCATTTCCAACACTATGAATTTAGCTTTCAGCTATATTACTTcttgatcctttttttttttttcctctcaagttaATCTTATGAGTCTCTTTATCTTTTTCAAGATTTCAGCTTGTAGAGGATATGGAAATTGTGAATAACATTACTGCATTAGACTTTTTACTCGCGCTAGGGATCTTTTATGTGCTTAGCGCATGTTGGAAAATCTGGCCTGCACTGGATGCGGAGAAGCATGGGGAAGCTGTTTTGGCAATTGGAAGAACCTTCTACTTGACAAAGAAGGGAGGGGGGAAAGATGCAGGAAGTTTTTCCTTAAATTCTTTCCTATATCTCTTTTGAAAATTGCCTCATGATAGCTTGCCTTATTTATTTGTCTTGGTCAATGTTAATGATGACTTGCTGTCCCTATATGACTTGCTATCCTCTTTTATCGAGAATTAAGAAGGGAAGAAATGTCAAACTAGAGGCTATGTAAAAAACCCTTTTGGCTGGATCATCATGAATTCATTAGAAAGCAAAGAATATGAATGTCAGTCATGCCCTGATGATCTTCTTACCCAGTTTTCTTCCTCGCTTTTTCTTGGAATCCTTTTTGTGGTCCATCCGCTGTCTCAATCATGTTTACTGAGAAGGTGGAAGCTTTGAACCTTTCTTCTAATTGTGTAGTTTCACAGTTGCATTACAGATGGATGCAAGTTAAGTATTGAACATTGATATTAGCAACTAAATGGTATTGGGTTTAAGTCTCCCCCTCTCACTCCCTGCTTGCCAAATTCCACTCCTCcctgctaatttttttttttttaaaaaaaaaaaagaaaagaaaacaaaaacctgAATGGGTACTTATTTGGAGCCCTTGATCAGTTAATTCAAAGTTGTAGCATACAGCCAAGACTAGGTGTAGGATGCTGAGGTTTGTTTTGCTGCAAGAAGAGACCGTTTTTTGTAGATCAAAAAGCATTTACATTTCTATGACGTTAATAAAAGCAGTATGGTCTATGAAAGATGGAACCAGGTTTCAACACTGTTTCATCCGATCTTTAAAGTTGATTGTTTATTCCCAGTAAGTCACAGGGATAAATCATAAAGTATAAAGATGACTGGTGGTTCCCATCCCATGCAACCAAcggcaaatttttatttaacCAACCAAAAAAGAGAAGCTTCTGCAGTTGTCACATTCATGTTTTCAATTTCACAGTGAATTAAAGTGAGTAGGAACTGATCTTTTAATTAGCAACATCCATCCATATTGCCTTTACCAAAATTCCCATTATCTGTCTATCGCATTTATCGGTATTGGCATCTGGTGGTTTCTTTCCCGTTCATCATTGGACCAAATGAAAGTTATACATGCTTGTCAGCAGCCAAATCAGATTAATTCCAGAAGGCCCACATGCAGATCTAATCTGTTCTTGGCTTTAGGAATAAATTCTCCAGACAAGTATTTTCATGTTCATAAACCGCTTTAATTAATCTTGGTCTCAGCAAAAGTTTCAAAACTTCTTTTTACATGtgaaaaaaaggaacttgaagAAGCATCTTCACAAGTTGAGGAATGGAGTAGGAGCAACCTTGTCCTCGAGCTGAAGGCGGAATGAAAATGTGCATATGAGACAAAACCCACAAACATAATAATACAAACAAGAACGGGACCTTATTAACTGGCCAGAAACTTTTATGCACAAAGGAGTAATACATGGTCAACAGCATTTTTGTAAATTAATGAGGGAATCCAACTGTACCCTGCAGGTGAATGATTGTTCTTTGATGGTGTAGTACTACTGTTATGCTCGTGCGTTTGTTTGAAGAGGTCCTATTGCAGCACTCGATTGATTCTCTAGCTTCTTTCCGGAGCCACGATACATTTTTACTGCTGTGGTAAAATACATTACGTTATTGTTTTCTCCTGCCAAACTTGAAACCATTTTTATGAAACCAAGCATTCATCTTTGCAAACAATGGAAGAAACGTCACGAATTAAGCACCATAAAAAGAGAGTTGAGGATAATAACCTTATGAATAAGGGATCATATTTGGTtgaaaaatatttgttttgttAGCTCAGTATAcgttgaaaaaaagaagaagaagaagaagaagttgcattgttatttcaattttttttttaatcttttcaatcattttttttttgttttccgtcacaaaaagtgctacaatatattctaaaaaattTGTTTAACATAATCCTCTGTCCTAACACAAATTCCACTTGCTCTTCTCCTTGTAAGCTCTAAAGTATATTATAAGgcaaaaaggaaagggaaaagagttAGGACCGCATAAAACATCTTGGCGTGCACTGATCTGTCATCTAACTAtgtaagcaaaaaaaaaaaaacccccttAAAAATGTCAAAGAAAATCATCAGAAAGGAACTTGATAAGGGGAGAATTCCCAAGGCTGCGACAGCCAACGAGTATGCTTCTGTGGTTACCGTCTGGTGGGGTTCATTTCTTACATCAATTGCTATCTACCGTTTGGCTGGTCTCTTAAAAGCTTTTGATTCACTTAGAATATCCCAGGTATATATAAAACCCTATTCATATATCCAGAAGGAtccccaaaataagaaaaaaaaaaaagagactaaTCTGTATGTGATTGTTGCTAATCTATTTTGATCTAAGAAACCCCCACCCACAACAAGGTCCAAGGATTATTTTCCTAGGAAATGTTTACGTACATAGACTCGTGTGGCTGCAAGGAAATCTAGGCAATTATGCTTGCTTAAATTCCATTTTCTGTAtactaaaatcaagaaacagGAATAAATGCACATAATTAACACAAAGAAATATCAGATCGTGCATCTACTGCATGGTAAGTTCATACAGAAGACATAAATTGTCAAACCCAGAAAAGCCAAGAAAATCTTTTTGCTACACGTTTTAAATGTTGAAAATTTGAGagttgaaaaaagagaaaagtagaaaaaacaGGCTAGATGTTCCCAAAAGATTTTTAGCTCGCCACCATGATCCAATTGTTTGTGCACAAAAGTCTTCTACCGGATTTAATGCATATGCTATCTATCCATTTCATAAGAATTCTCAAATGTTTGATAAATGGCAGTGCAAGTATTTCATGCTTTGTACTATATGACAAACTAATCTCGACCTACCTTACCTTGCATGAGCCATGAGGAGAGTTGGAACAAAATTCAATTTGGACAGTAGTCAGAAAAATGATGCCTGTGGCAttttaggccttgtttggatttttttttttttttttacaaaaaattacgTCATTTTCCATGATCACATTTctctattacctttttccctcacatacatcaaatcgttacaataatttttccatgaaaaatcatgaaaaatgcaattcaaacacaACCTTAGTATATCACTCACCTTGACGCTTAACCTTTAGCCGTTGCGAATTAAAATTGCATGGTCTTGATTACTTTTTGATTCTTCTTTGTCCCAAGTAGTCAAACGCGCAAATGAACAAAGGGATTGAAACAGAAAGGACTATAACGGGTTGAAAACAGATTATATTTATGCAATTCGTAGAATCCAGATGGGGTTCAAAGCTTgaatgataaataaataaaagtactTAAACATGACAAGGAAATGAGAACTAATCATGGATGTCATCAATATTGGTACTCAGCAGCCAACAAATCACATGCTTAGACTGCATAGCTAGTTTAGTACTAAATCAGCTTTTGTTAGCCTATACTTATCAATGCTGTTTTTGTCTAATGTAGGAAACAAAATTAGGTGGACCCTTTTTGTTTACGTTTATGGAAcaagcaataataataatattctaAGCGAAAATGGTGTATGCTTGAATTAGCAAGAAAATGTCAAATTGCTGGATACTTAAATTAGAGTGGCCAAAACCAAAACTTGAAGAAACAAAAATGACCGAGGAAAAATGCTCATTTAAGACTGCAGCCCCTATCAACTTCAAATTTGTGTACACACTATACATTGTAGGACTCAGGCAGGGGCGGTGGCGAAGGACCGATGGTGTTGGTGCCCCGGTGGTTGATCAGAATAAATGCTTCTTTGCTGTGTTGAAACAGACCCTACATCAAGCCTGATAGGTCATAGTTATGGTCAATAGCATGAAGACTCGTAATCAGACAGAACGGTtccttcttttgtttctttaccCCAGCATCCTCATTAGTAATTACTGGTCATAACCACCAACACATCCCACAAGAAGACCATAACTTTCTCTCTGTGTTGTGTGTGAAAGAGAGAGACTCATGGAGAGTGAGGTGTGAGAGTGGAAGAAGAACGGGGCAAAAAGTCCACGTGGTGGCAACTCTTTGATTTATAGTGacctttttttagttttttcttgatacaagaTTTGAGCAGTTAATATTAAATTTTGCAAACTGAACTGTACCTGCTCTTTTCTTTCCAGCCAATTTCCATTTCATTGCTGGCGTTTCTCTAGCATGCCATTGCCAGCGAGCCAGCGAGCCAGCCAGCCCAGCAACAAAAACAACTATTTTTCCCCACCTTTATTCTCTGATTCTCTCTGTTTATCCCCAGTTCTTGGACGCctcaattttcttgaaattctaGACAACCATAGAATTTAGGGCTCGCAACTCACAAACTACCCTAACCTCCCACTTCATTGTGAGAGaagattccaaaaaaaaaaaaaaagagaaagaaagaaagaaaagggttgGACTGTTTCAGGCCAAAATGTACTTGGGTTCTTGATTTTCTGCTGCAAGGTTAAGCATTAAAAACTAACAAAGATGCTTCTTTTCAGTCAAGATTGTGATCTCGTTCTTTTTCTTATACTTGAGGACCACTTGCATTGATGGGCATCAGTGTGTATGCAGCACAGAAGCAGAGATCAAGCTGTTTTAGAATTGGATCCAGCAATTATAATGCTGGGGTTATGCTGGGAGCATGAAAAGATTAGGTACATGTTTTCATTGCCTTGCTCTTTTTAGCTCCTTATGTTTGCTAGAGCTTGTGACTGTTGCCTCAGTGACTGAAAAAGAAATCTTGCTTGAATTCAAGAGTAGCATTTCTAGTGACCCGTTTAATAGTTTGAGCTCTTGGGATCCAAGTGGAAGCCCTTGTCAAGATTACAAAGGTGTGTTTTGTAATCCTGCTGGAAATGTGGTGAAGATTGTGCTGTGGAATACTAGTCTTGGTGGTAATCTGTCTCCAGCATTAGCAGGATTAAAATCTTTGAGAATTCTTACTTTCTTTGGGAATAAATTTACTGGCAACATACCTTCTGAATATGGTCAAATTGATACACTTTGGAAGATTAATCTTAGCTCTAATGCTTTATCCGGCTCTATCCCAGAATTTCTTGGGGATTTATCCAATATAAGATTTCTTGATCTGTCGAAAAATGGGTACAGTGGAGATATTCCTTCGGCTCTGTTCAAGAATTGTTACAGAACCAGGTTCGTTTCTTTTTCGCATAATAATCTTTCAGGAGCAATACCAGTATCAATTGGGAACTGCTTAAGTCTGGAGGGGTTAGATTTTTCTTATAACAGTCTGAGTGGTGGATTGCCTTCAGAAATTTGTACTATTCCAGGATTAGCGTACTTATCTTTGAGGGGCAATGTGCTATCAGGAAGTGTTCAAGAGCAGGTTTCTGCATGTGGAAGCTTGGAGGTTTTGGACATCGGTAGCAATTTGTTTACTGGTTTGGCCCCTTTTGGAGCTCTTGCACTTGCAAACATCACAAACTTCAACATTTCCAGTAATGAATTTCAAGGGGAACTCCCTGAGATTGAATCTTGCAGTGAGAGATTCGAGTTTCTTGATGTTTCAGGAAATAACTTGGATGGAAAAATTCCATTAAGCATTACAAAATGCAGTGCTCTTAAGTACTTGGATTTGGGGTTCAACAGACTCACTGGAAGCATACCAGTTGAGATTGCCAATTTGAAGAGACTTTTGGTAATTAGGTTAGCTAATAATTCAATTGATGGGACCATTCCAAAAGAATTTGGGAGTATTGAATGGCTCCAAGCTCTGGATCTGCATAATCTGGGCATCAGTGGTGAGATACCAGATGAGATAACCAACTGCAGATTTCTTCGTGAGCTGTGAGTCCAATTTTTCTATCCAATTCTCTGTCTAAATTATCCATATTGCTTTCACTCTGTGTTTGAATGGACTTTGTAATGTTGCTGCAGGGATGTTTCTGGAAACTCGTTACGGGGCAGCATACCGCAAAACCTCTACAACATGTCATACCTTGTAATTCTTGACCTACGTAGCAACCAGCTTAATGGGAGCATACCATCCACACTTGGAAATTTGTCTAACTTACATTCTTTAGATTTGTCACAAAATATTTTATCAGGACAAATCCCTTCTAGTCtgggaaatttgaaaaatttgactcACTTCAATGTCTCTTATAATAACCTTTCTGGGGCTATTCCTTTGGTACAAAGCATCCAAGGATTTGGATCTTCAGCCTTTTCAAATAATCCAGGCCTCTGTGGTGCTCCATTGGAGACATCATGTGCACCCAATGGCACCAAAACTGAAACAGGAAAGCCAAAGTTGAGCCCTTCAGCCATTGTTGCTATTGTTGCAGCTGCTGTGATCCTCACAGGTGTCTGTGTGATAACAGTGATGAACATCAAGACTCGCAGGGGGAGACGAGAAGATGAAGCAGTGGTTGTAGTAGAAAGCACTCCACTGGCATCAACAGATTCAAATGTCATAATCGGAAAGTTGGTTCTGTTCAGCAAGGCTTTGCCCTCAAAGTA
Coding sequences within it:
- the LOC113705559 gene encoding probable LRR receptor-like serine/threonine-protein kinase At1g12460; translation: MKRLGTCFHCLALFSSLCLLELVTVASVTEKEILLEFKSSISSDPFNSLSSWDPSGSPCQDYKGVFCNPAGNVVKIVLWNTSLGGNLSPALAGLKSLRILTFFGNKFTGNIPSEYGQIDTLWKINLSSNALSGSIPEFLGDLSNIRFLDLSKNGYSGDIPSALFKNCYRTRFVSFSHNNLSGAIPVSIGNCLSLEGLDFSYNSLSGGLPSEICTIPGLAYLSLRGNVLSGSVQEQVSACGSLEVLDIGSNLFTGLAPFGALALANITNFNISSNEFQGELPEIESCSERFEFLDVSGNNLDGKIPLSITKCSALKYLDLGFNRLTGSIPVEIANLKRLLVIRLANNSIDGTIPKEFGSIEWLQALDLHNLGISGEIPDEITNCRFLRELDVSGNSLRGSIPQNLYNMSYLVILDLRSNQLNGSIPSTLGNLSNLHSLDLSQNILSGQIPSSLGNLKNLTHFNVSYNNLSGAIPLVQSIQGFGSSAFSNNPGLCGAPLETSCAPNGTKTETGKPKLSPSAIVAIVAAAVILTGVCVITVMNIKTRRGRREDEAVVVVESTPLASTDSNVIIGKLVLFSKALPSKYEDWEAGTKALLDKECLIGGGSIGTVYKTTFEGEISIAVKKLETLGRIRNQDEFEQEIGRLGNLRHPNLVAFQGYYWSSSMQLILSEFVPNGNLYDNLHGLSYPGTSTGAGNPELNWSRRFQIALGTARALAYLHHDCRPPVLHLNVKSTNILLDDNYEAKLSDYGLGKLLPLLDNFGLTNFHNAVGYVAPELAQSLRLSDKCDVYSFGVIMLELVTGKKPVESPAATEVVILCEYVRDLIERGTASDCFDRSLRGFAENELIQVMRLGLICTSEVPTRRPSMAEVVQFLESIRNGLGL
- the LOC113706212 gene encoding uncharacterized protein, which codes for MMHGMENGGAGGGFVVVPVLGWRKAGEEKEEDPNGDYVKLKDDDVEEGYGRVADIGEAVGSASSSSSSSSSSSSSRCSRCWYSIWWWAKLILLVGFLSVLAAVFFKWIGPFFMDKEIIPAINWETKTFSRPVLALLVFGSVALFPTLLLPSSPSMWVAGMTFGYGYGFLLIIGAVIIGVSLPYFIGSLFHHKIQGLLERYPKRASLIRLAGEGNCFKQFRAVALIRISPFPYIIYNYCAVATDVKYVPYLLGSLVGMVPETFLTLYTGILIKTLADASHDRHALSAPQIILNLVGFCATVATTVVVTIYAKRRLKELQKEEELLLQ